A stretch of DNA from Cryptococcus neoformans var. grubii H99 chromosome 14, complete sequence:
CGAAAAGGACGGCGGGAATAGTGAAGACGAAGTTGACGACACCGACGATACCGGTGGCCAAAAGACTGATAGTACCACTAGCACCGCTACCAGTAAGACCTATCTGCGCAAAGATGGTGGGAGCGTAATAGATAATGGCGTTGATACCCGTCCATTGTTGCAACGCCTGGACACCAGCACCAAGCATGAgtcggtgaagaagaggccTGGTGGTGAACAACCTCTTGTACTCAAGCATGGTGACTCGGAAGTTGACGTCCTCCTGACCATATCGCTCCTTGGCGGCCTCACGCTCGACAAGACGCTCAGCCTGAAGGGCACGGAACTCGTACTGGACTTCGGGAGCATCCTCGGTAGAGCTTCGGAGCCTAGCCAAGTTGGTAAGACATTCCTCCTCACGACCTGATAAGATTATGAGCGATATGTAGATTGGACGAAAGCAAGAGACGTGTACTTACCCCTAAGCATGAGCCATCGgggggaaaagggaaggaagcaaGCACCGACACAGAGGACCACACCAGGGATAAGCTGGAGACCAAGAGGAATTCGCCAAGCGGCGGTAGTCTGACCGGCACCTGTACCGCCAATGTCTAGTTTCCGCGTCAGCTAGCATTCACGCTAGAATCACACGAGTCATTCACAGTTGGTACCGTAGCCAATCCAGTAAGAAACGAGGATACCGAATGTAATGGCCAGCTGTTGAAGAGCGACCAAAGAACCTCGGATACCGGGAGGTGCCAACTCGGCGTTGAACATAGGAACAAGCATAGAAAGAGCGCCGACACCCATACCGGCAAACCATCGACCAGCTGACCTGAAGTGTGAGCTTGACGTCATCACCGGAGTAAATGCGGACAGTTAACTTACCGTAAATGCACGCGACGTTGGAGTTGGCACCGGTTTGAATGGCAGTACCCATCATGAAGACGACACACCAAGCGGAAATGGAGTACTGAATGATACGTAAGCCgtcgaaaaggaaggagggaaacATTCGCTCACCTTTCGGGAATATCTGTCAGACAGAGGACCGGCCATGACGGCACCGACAAAAGCAGCAAGTTCAAGAATAGAGGTCAAGAGACCCTTGGTGTCGGGGTTTGTCAACTGTAGGAGGACGTGTTAGCAAAtgcggtgaagaaggagcttgCCAAATCTTACAGTAGCGGTGTATCGCTGCTCAAAATTGTACATGACTTGGACTTGACCGAAAACACCCTGTTAATGCAGGACATAAGCAAATGGCAGGCAATTGAGAAATGCACAGTATAATATACCTGATTGTAGCCATAGAGGACACCACCCAAAGAAGCGAAACATGCCAAACCAAGGGCTCGGCCGTTCTTGAAAAGACCTCGCCAGCCTTCATTCTGGCGTTGAGTGAGGAGAGCGTCGAAGTCACCACCGGCAgcagcaccaccacccattGTTGTTACTTGTGTTGTGGTCGGTAGTAGTAAAAACTATTGTGTGTATAAAAAGTACTCTGAGCTAAACTGCTTCAGATGTGATCGTTGGGATAGGGTAATAGAATAATAccaggaggatgaagccGCGTTAAATTTATTAGGTGTTGGTTGGGAGAATGGGGAAGAAAACTGCGCTCGAGCCTTTATATCCTCGTGTGGAACAGCCGAGAAGGCGGGATGCGATCGTGTCTAGCCGGGAGTTACATCTCAAATTGTGTCGATGACAGATTCGGCTCAGGCTTTCAACACGCCCATTTTCCCTATCCTTGCTTCACCCACCCAAAGCGGAAAGAGCAGCTGGTTGGTAGTTCTGGTGGTTTTGGTTATTTTTCTTGCATGCGGCAATAGCCCGGAATATTCCGCGGTAAGAGGCTCCTCTCACATTTCCCTGAATTTTCACTTGCCCCGCGGCCCCTTGTGATGTGCCTGAGCTGCGTACGCCGGGGTCCATAGGGGCAAAATGGACACCAGGGACTCAGACGCGTAGCCCGCCGGGAGGCCCAGAAATATGTGAGGGCACACGAAGGGCAAGAGCAGAGGCCCCAAGCTGTCCGGAAACAGCAGGTTTCAATGACATAACCCTATGACGTCTTACCTTGCGCCTTGTGATCTTGATCATTACCCATAAATTGGAACCGTCAGCACTGAGTAAAGTATTTAAAAATTGCAGCAAATGGCATATTAAAATTGGCGGACCTTCTTTGATAATTCTCATCTGTCGCTTTCGGCCCAGATTCACtttcccatctcatctcaacgcaaggaggaaagaagacatgCCTGTTCCTTTACTATCACATGTTTTTGATGATTTAGTGGTTTTTATGTTTATTGTATAAATCGGAATGAATGCATAAATAAGCAGGCGGAGGGCGGTATGGTCACAAGCGATTAGGGTGCGTAGGCTGGCCTACCATGGCAATACCAAATTTTTGAAGTGGACATGTCAAATCGTGCGGAAAAGTTAGTATTATCCTTCCTTGACCGCGTGTTGTTTATTTACCGTTGCCGACTTTATGCAGGATTTCCTTCAGGCTATGTCGACTGCGCGGACCTGGATTGTCGGCAAAGGTAGGATAAAAATATCTCCCGCACTTTCGGTGGCTTGATGTTTGACGCTTATTAGTGcgtggaggtggagggaaaggtggaggtggaggttggCATCACGCGAAACGCAAAAATTGATACCGTCCACCGCCGAACGACGGACGAAGAGCTCTTTCTTCTaatctttcttttttccatcAATCTGACTGCTGTATTAGTAAGAGgcaaaaaaataaaatgtAACTACAGGACGATCGtaaataaaataaaaagtGCGCCAATGACTGTGTTGAAGCGTAAGCCAAAAAAGAGCATTAAACACTAAGCACCGATCATCGAAGGGATTGCAAATTTTTCCCCTGAAACAAATGGCCGCACACAGCCCATGCCAACTGTCAAAAAGAGGCaaagaggggaaagagagaaaaggtaAAGTGTCTGCGGAGagctggtggtggtgagtCACCAACCTGCAATGACCGATCCCACAACCTAGAAGCAATGCAAAGCGCGGTGCATTTTCAGGTGCCGGTCGCTCTCCGGCATCTTTTTGAACTGCCGGCTTCGAGTCGACTGGGAACGAATTCGGACAGGGAACTATTTTGGACAGGGAATTATTTTGGACAGGGAACTATTTCGGACACCCCCTATTTCTTTTGGGACACCacccctccttctacttTGGTTAATTTTGACAGAGCGGTCGAGAGACAACATCATTGACCCTGTAGGGCATCCTTGGGGTTCTTGTGCCGGTTATTTACGTAACTCGTTCAAATGGTATCGGCGACGGGCAAATCCTTGATTAAGGATGAATCTCGGAGTTCCGAAGCAGCAATCACTGATCGTAAACAAAAGTCGAGATCGGGAAAGCGCAGACAGCAAACATCATATATACACGAGCGGGGTACCGGCCGCCGTGTAATTACCACAACCAGACGGACGACGCGACAGGCAACGAGCAGTTGATCAGACGTAAGACCAGTTTCGAGAAGGTCTCGTTATTACTATGGCCCATCTTTTTCCGTCGACTGGCTCTTGACCTTCACAGTACCTGTTCGCTCATGACAGTATTAAACCACGCAGTAACCAATACATTTTTATATATATCTGACATTTGGGTATCTCTCCTCCAACGGCTCATTCTGTAAAACGAACTTGCATTGTACAATGATGCCACTTATTCCACTGACTTAGTTGTATGCCCAAgttcccttctcctttaGCGGATTTCGTACAATTTTTGCGATGTGATTGTTCTCGACCATGTATGGCAAATGCGCTGGACGTATTCAACTTTAATGAGAGGTTAGCGATCGATTTCCCAATCATGATAGTACCACCAGCTGTTCACCAAGTACCTCCAGTTTtgttcttcatcccctAATAAAAAGAAATCACAGATGTGGAAGCTTGTGAATCAATTATTTTGATATCAAATTACATATTCCGTCACTCTACAACGCGAAAGTTATTCTTCTGCACTTACAACTTACAGCATATAGTCTACGTGGGTTTTATGTCCTCATCTAGTCTCAAGACGAACTGAACATCCCATTACGCTTTCATGCCTTTGAACTATTCGGGAACATCAGACAATTCTGAAGACTCTGGAGTCGAAGCCGCCTTCTTTCTACCCTTTTGAGATCCAATTCTTGCAGGTTTTTCGTCCGCTTGCTTCTTAGATTTACGAGACTGTAAGTTAATAATGATTGTAGTGGGGAAAAGAGGTTGTTCAAGGGTTGCACGGCGAGTAATAGAGACGCAATGAATTTCGAGAGGAAGTTGAAGGATAGACAAGACGCCAATGCAGTCAGTAGCAGTCCATCGTACGCCTAAAGCACTCGATGTATGATACTCACCCTTATACTCccattttcctttttcaccTCCGAATCCTGATGATCTTTGGACTCCCCAATCCTTGCCCTGATGGTTCGTCGCTTTCCAGCAGAAGGTTTATTATCTTCAGTTCTCGTCTGCGAGGCTAAATTGTTGTTGATCCCCCCTTTCTCTGCAGTTGCTCTCTGTCTTGCCGTCAAAGGTCTTTTGCGTTTGTTCTCTTCTAATTCACTTTGATCGGATAGTTCATTGACCTCGTCCTTCGATATCACCGGTTAACATTTTGTCATGTGATCATGATCAGAGGAACTCACagactcttcctccttgatggccttctttctcttcgcTCCGGCCCATTTGCCACCTTTGCTGATTTTTGGCTTGATCTCGATCCCATCCGGCATCTTTTGCAGTTCTTCGACCAGTGCCGTCGTACGTCCACCGACTTCAATAAATTTGATCGTGGCGGGTGATCCATCGGGCTTATCAAGTCATTGTTTCAGTCAGCTTGGGCGAGGAAGGCAAATATCATCAACGTACAAGCTCCAAAAACTCTTTATCCTCCGGCTTCACATCCTCACCCCCCTCGCTATCAAtggccttcttccctttaCTCTTTctgtccttctccatctgcttcttctgagTTGTACCTTTACTCCACCTCCAGCGGAAAAGCCAGTCGGAAGGGAAAAGTTTTGAATCAGCATTCACAGATATTGCGGTGAGAGGGACGGCACGGagttggtggtggagatCTTTAATGTTTTGTTCGGATAATGCCGGAATGGGGCACGAAGGGTGGATACGGGCCTGGTAAAGTACCCTAGGCCGGGTTAATGGAATTAAGCTGCTTTTTCGAGACTTACTCGTCTGCGACCCACTGCAATGAACGGGTTAGCTTGAACGGCTTTGCCTCAATGGAAAACTCACATTGCCAACGCCCGCACTGAATGCTTGGTCCATGATGACTCCTTTGACAGTCCCTTTCTTGTTCACCAGCAGCTTTGTAAACTCTTCTAAAGTTGGGTGGTTGAGTATAGGGTCAAAGCCTAGCCCCGAGACgggaagatgggaagataCAGGATCAGATACCAGGCGAAGTCGACCAAGTCGACGTCCTAGGGTGGCATTAGCGTAACGTGGGAAGAGTCAGGGGGTGACTTGCCATCTATGAAAGCCAGTTCTCGAGGTTCGTCACCGATGGAGCCTTCTTGAGGTTCAAGCTTCAGTATGCTGTAATATTCTTAGCTGCATAATTCAGTGAGTTGATGACATACAACTTATAGAACTACCTTCTTGTTAGCTCATATAAACAGTGTTCCGAGCAAGACTCACTCTGGGAGGCCAAACGTCCGCACTCTCTTTGTGCTTTCTCCGATACCAAGTTGGTTCTTGACCTTTGAGCTGTATCATACCTGTCATGCCGAAGTGCATTACCGGGTATCGTCCTTCACCCGACAAAGTCATCCAGAACCTATCCCATCCTCGTCAGCCGCAAATCCAGTTGACATCTGACCTGCCCGCACGTTTTGCCTTTCCGCTCACACCCTGTTATAGTCCTTCCTGTGATCTCCTTGGCAAACTCGTTATGATCTGTGCCACCGGTAAAGATGATACTGTCTTCTTGAGCATCGACTGAAACGATCTTGTACCCTTGGCAGGAGTCTTCGATAAGTTTCCGAGCTCTTTCAACCTCTGTCATAGCTTAGCAATAGCCGGATGCCTAAACATGAACTTACCAGGGAGCTCTGGCATGTCACTGTGGTGAATTTAGAGAAAATACAAGGAATTGAGGAATACCAGAGACTGACGGATATAGCTTCACAGAAGATAACAATCGACCAACCGTGCATTACGACAATCTCTTTTGCCAGGCACAGCGACACTACCATGacataataataatgtCCAGGAGTGAGTACATATAAAACACAAAAAATGGGTCCTTCGGTTCATCTCGCTCGTTCTCTGCCATGCTTCAGCTCACACCTGAGCTTTCAAAACTGTTCATTCCGATAGACCTTATCTCAGATATCTAATTTATCAGTTATGCATTTGTTTTTTGTGAAATCAACGATTTTAGCCGACCGTTTCTCTACGAAATCTATTCATTAAGGTGGGCAATTTGCGTTGCACATTAGAAAATTAGCTTCCGTTAATTAAGTAACTACAGTGTCCACTTCTAACGGTATTGGCCTCCACCACCGCGATTGCCATGGGCGGATGGGCCCGTCAGGTATACATAGGTGCGTAAAGAGATACGAAGTCATGCTGAATTTCA
This window harbors:
- a CDS encoding galactose transporter; protein product: MGGGAAAGGDFDALLTQRQNEGWRGLFKNGRALGLACFASLGGVLYGYNQGVFGQVQVMYNFEQRYTATLTNPDTKGLLTSILELAAFVGAVMAGPLSDRYSRKYSISAWCVVFMMGTAIQTGANSNVACIYAGRWFAGMGVGALSMLVPMFNAELAPPGIRGSLVALQQLAITFGILVSYWIGYGTNYIGGTGAGQTTAAWRIPLGLQLIPGVVLCVGACFLPFSPRWLMLRGREEECLTNLARLRSSTEDAPEVQYEFRALQAERLVEREAAKERYGQEDVNFRVTMLEYKRLFTTRPLLHRLMLGAGVQALQQWTGINAIIYYAPTIFAQIGLTGSGASGTISLLATGIVGVVNFVFTIPAVLFVDNFGRKPLLAWGEANMAISHAIIAAIVAEFGDRFDTNKKAGNAAVFFIYWYIANFAVTWGPLAWVVSAEVFPLDMRAKGMSISSGVNWLMNFTVAMVTPHMIDNIGYKTYIVFMCFCVVGFIYSVFILPELKGLSLEEVDRVFHDESGAEDRARRERVAAQIGLDKVAEQIQHKEKVNDSEA
- a CDS encoding formamidopyrimidine-DNA glycosylase encodes the protein MPELPEVERARKLIEDSCQGYKIVSVDAQEDSIIFTGGTDHNEFAKEITGRTITGCERKGKTFWMTLSGEGRYPVMHFGMTGMIQLKGQEPTWYRRKHKESADVWPPRFYKFILKLEPQEGSIGDEPRELAFIDGRRLGRLRLVSDPVSSHLPVSGLGFDPILNHPTLEEFTKLLVNKKGTVKGVIMDQAFSAGVGNWVADEVLYQARIHPSCPIPALSEQNIKDLHHQLRAVPLTAISVNADSKLFPSDWLFRWRWSKGTTQKKQMEKDRKSKGKKAIDSEGGEDVKPEDKEFLELPDGSPATIKFIEVGGRTTALVEELQKMPDGIEIKPKISKGGKWAGAKRKKAIKEEESDEVNELSDQSELEENKRKRPLTARQRATAEKGGINNNLASQTRTEDNKPSAGKRRTIRARIGESKDHQDSEVKKENGSIRSRKSKKQADEKPARIGSQKGRKKAASTPESSELSDVPE